Below is a window of Culturomica massiliensis DNA.
CTGTATTGACAGCTACTTTCAGTCCTCCGCTTAAATTGAACATACCCTGCATCTGGTTGCCGGAATATCGGTAGTTTCTGGCTGCTTTGTCGGGTGCTGTATAATTTCCGGAAGAATATCCGGGAGCAATGTATCCTCCCAATGATATACCCGGGGATTGTTTCATTTTTTCCGGTTTAGTTCCGGAGTCGGCTAGTAAAAGTTGTCTGTACAGTTTTTGCGTTTCGTAGGAATTTTTATTTACAAGTGGAATAAAATCCCTGCGAATGGCCGGTGTTTTTATTTCAGCTTCGGGGACCGGTGTTGAAAGTGTACGCTCTGCAAACAATTGTACGATTTCGAGCGGAGTCTCTGTTGTCTTTTCGGGAAGAAGTGTCTGCGGCAGATGTTCCGTCGGTAAAGGACGACGGGCAGACAGGCAGCTTACAAGCTCCCTGTTTTTATACTCCTTTTCTATGTAATCCTGCCCAAGTGCAGTAATTTCAGTATACGATACAACTTTTTCCAGCGGTTCTTTTTTTTGTATCAGCCAGGACAATCCCAGCAACAAGACAATCCCGGCAGCAGTACTATACCACCACACAACGGATTTTTTCTGTCTCCTTCTGGCATCCACTTCTTTCCGGATATTTTCCCACAAATAGGCAGGAGGTTCTACCGATTCTTCCCGGAATACCTTTCTCAATCTGTTGTCCATATTATTACTCATCGCTCTGCGTATTCTTTTATTCTTTTCTTTAAGATTTCTCTGGCTCTGGCTAAATTGGATTTTGAAGTTCCCTCTGAGATGCCGAGCATAGCTGCAATATCCTTGTGTTGTAATTCTTCTCCGACATACAGGCGAAAAACCAGTTTGTACCTTTCAGGCAACTCTTCTATAAAGCCAATCAATACGTTTTCGGGAATATAGGCCTCTTCGTCGTCGGTTTCCGTTTGTACGACATCGGGAATATCCTCTGTTAACTGAACGGACTGATTTTTCCGGTATTTTTCCAAAGCCGTATTGATAAAAATGCGCTTCATCCAGCCTTCAAAAGAGCCTTTTCCAGTATATTGTCCGATTGATTCGAATACCCGGATAAAGCCGTCCTGGAAATTATCTTCCGCTTCCGTCCGGCTTGGGGAGTAGCGGAGACATAGTGCAAACATGCGAGCAGAAAAAAGTTTGTAAAGCTGCTCCTCGGCTTTACGGTCTCTTTTCTTGCACTTTTCTACTATATCTTCCACTATACACATGACTCGTTGCTCAATAGATGCGCAGATTATAAAAAGGTTGCGTCATTCTTTGAGAATGACGCAATTTATTTTTAAATTTTTTGGGTTTTCATTTTCAGCCAATCTGCAATTTCCGGTTGAAGATGGGGCGACAACTTTTCATATACCGTATTGTGGTAAGCATTCAGCCATTTTTTTTCCTCCGCACTTAATAATTCAATTGACAATGCAGAAGTATCAAAATAACAAAGAGTTAATGTTTCAAACCCCAACCATTCCCCGAACTCATTCACGGCGATAGGATGGCATAAAATCATGTTTTCGTGGCGTATGCCATGTGAACCTTCCCGGTACATGCCCGGTTCGTCGGACGTAACCATTCCGGAAAGTATCGGCTGGTTACGCCAGGTTTGGCGGATGTCTTGAGGTCCTTCATGTACACAGAGGAAATGACCGATCCCGTGTCCCGTTCCATGTCCGTAATTTCTTAGATTATCCCATAAAGGCTGCCTGGCAACTATATCGATATTTGCGCCGGCTGTTCCTTTCGGGAATATACATCTTGCCAGGTTAATCATGCCTTTTAATACCAGTGTGTAATCCTCTTTTTCCAAATCAGTCAGTTCTCCCAAAGGAATCGTACGGGTGATATCCGTTGTCCCGTACCAATATTGGGCCCCCGAATCAACCAGATACAAGCCTTTGGCTTTCAGTACGGCATCCTGTCCGGGAACGGCAGAATAATGAGGTAAAGCCGCATTCATACCGTATGCGGAAATGGTATGAAAACTATCTGAAATATAATCGGGACATTCCTGACGGAATGCGGTCAGTTTTTCCGCCACCTCGGTTTCTGTCAATTCCTGTTTCTTTAAACTGTCTTCCAGCCAATAGAAAAAGCGGGTCATGGCGATACCGTCCTGTATGCAAGCTTTTCTGAATCCTTCTGATTCCGTCGTATTTTTTATTGATTTCCACAATACGACAGGCGATTTGCTTTCAATCAACCGGCAAACCGATTTGACTTTATTGTATACGGCATAATTCAATGTGTCCGTATCCAGACAAAAAACCGCATCCGTTTTTTTCAATTCGTCCAGAAATAAAAATAAATGATGATAATCCCGTATCTCGATTCCGTTTGCCGCCAATTCTTTGGATATTTCGGCCGAAACTTTCCGGTTTTTTACAAACAGCCAGGATTTTTCCCGCCCGACAACAGCATAACTGATCACCACCGGATTATACGAAACATCCCGGCCTCTTATATTATAGAGCCATGCAATTTCATCCAGGCAACTGAACAGGGCATAATCGGCTTGCTTTTCCTGTAAATATTCCCGGACAGAATTTATTTTTTCCCGGGCCGGCTTACCGGTAAATTCCGTTTTTAACAAAAACAAGGGAGCCTCCGGTAGCCCCGGGCGATCCAGCCAGATTTCCCCCAGCAGGTCTGTTTTATCAATCACCCGGATTTTTTTCGCCGTAAAATAAGATTCCAGGCTTTTTATATCATTTACGGGCATACAAAATCCATCGATACCGACACGGGCTTCCGCCGGCAGGACGGATGCCAGCCATTCCGGATAGTCAACGGCGTCGGGTACTCTGAGTTTGTGCATGTTTATACCGCTTCCGGCCAATTCTTTTTCTGCCTGAATAAAATAACGGGTGTCCGTCCATAACCCGGCTTCTTTTAAGGTGACTACAACGGTTCCATACGACCCCGTAAATCCGGATATCCATTTTCGTTGTTGCCATGCTTCCGGTAAATATTCACTATTGTGCGGATCCGTGCCGGATATAATATAGGCATCCAAAGATTCTCGCTCCATTATTTTTCTTAAAGCTGTGAGTTTTTCAGGTATAGTCATTTTTTATATGTTTTAATTTTTTCAAATGTAATAAGAATAAGCTCAATTTGCAAAAAAGAGGATTGTTTACAAATGTAATGTAGTATGCCGGTGTTTTTGGGCTCCATCTGAATGTTACATATGTAATGTTGTGTTCTCTGAAATATAAATTTTACAAAAGTAACGCCTTGTTGGGGACTAGATTTTTCCGACCTGAATATATTAGGTATAATATACTTTAAGCCAGTATTTTAAATATAAATATATCATGTATATATTTAATATTTTAAAGCCGAATAAGATATTTAAAGCCCATTTTGATTATAAATCGGTCTTATAAAATTAAAAAATTGTTTGATAATCAGTTGTTTAATGTGTTTATATATAGTTTTTATTTAATATATTTTCTTTTAAAACAGAAGATTGTTTGATTGTAACATACTATATATCAGCTATTCATACAATGCAATATCTGTAATCCAGTTTCAATATACTGAAAATGAAATAAATAGGGTAGAGATAGGAGGGTTAATACTAGTATAAATTACATATGTAAACTCTACTAATTACAAATGTAATTTGGTAGATTTGAGGTTAATTATTACATTTGTAAAAGAAAACGGATGATTTTGTTATAACGATAAAATGACTTGTGTCATGTAAATTTCGGGAAAATG
It encodes the following:
- a CDS encoding RNA polymerase sigma factor, whose product is MCIVEDIVEKCKKRDRKAEEQLYKLFSARMFALCLRYSPSRTEAEDNFQDGFIRVFESIGQYTGKGSFEGWMKRIFINTALEKYRKNQSVQLTEDIPDVVQTETDDEEAYIPENVLIGFIEELPERYKLVFRLYVGEELQHKDIAAMLGISEGTSKSNLARAREILKKRIKEYAER
- a CDS encoding outer membrane beta-barrel protein yields the protein MSNNMDNRLRKVFREESVEPPAYLWENIRKEVDARRRQKKSVVWWYSTAAGIVLLLGLSWLIQKKEPLEKVVSYTEITALGQDYIEKEYKNRELVSCLSARRPLPTEHLPQTLLPEKTTETPLEIVQLFAERTLSTPVPEAEIKTPAIRRDFIPLVNKNSYETQKLYRQLLLADSGTKPEKMKQSPGISLGGYIAPGYSSGNYTAPDKAARNYRYSGNQMQGMFNLSGGLKVAVNTGKRLSIQTGIMYTKIGQKTEGEKNTSVYNLNMTAIAGPRQVRNIPSLLGNIKTTKKIPSVYYATTFSSSGGGNIEQVFEALEIPLALKYRLNNNKLKISVLGGFSGSFIVANKAYLNYGNNRKYVGTTEDIRTFNISTDWALGVEYPIFPRITFMVEPGFRYYLQSISKNKDIDFKPYMFSFSTGIGISF
- a CDS encoding aminopeptidase P family protein; translated protein: MTIPEKLTALRKIMERESLDAYIISGTDPHNSEYLPEAWQQRKWISGFTGSYGTVVVTLKEAGLWTDTRYFIQAEKELAGSGINMHKLRVPDAVDYPEWLASVLPAEARVGIDGFCMPVNDIKSLESYFTAKKIRVIDKTDLLGEIWLDRPGLPEAPLFLLKTEFTGKPAREKINSVREYLQEKQADYALFSCLDEIAWLYNIRGRDVSYNPVVISYAVVGREKSWLFVKNRKVSAEISKELAANGIEIRDYHHLFLFLDELKKTDAVFCLDTDTLNYAVYNKVKSVCRLIESKSPVVLWKSIKNTTESEGFRKACIQDGIAMTRFFYWLEDSLKKQELTETEVAEKLTAFRQECPDYISDSFHTISAYGMNAALPHYSAVPGQDAVLKAKGLYLVDSGAQYWYGTTDITRTIPLGELTDLEKEDYTLVLKGMINLARCIFPKGTAGANIDIVARQPLWDNLRNYGHGTGHGIGHFLCVHEGPQDIRQTWRNQPILSGMVTSDEPGMYREGSHGIRHENMILCHPIAVNEFGEWLGFETLTLCYFDTSALSIELLSAEEKKWLNAYHNTVYEKLSPHLQPEIADWLKMKTQKI